From one Zhongshania sp. R06B22 genomic stretch:
- a CDS encoding DsbE family thiol:disulfide interchange protein → MQRLKLFLPLLIFALLAAVFFGVERRVLSGDYAPTDLPSALVDKPLPEFSEPALDDGRLIDKAQIVGELFLLNVWATWCPTCHFEHPFLMKLAEQGVKIVSIDYKDDAEAAKRWLVQKGDPYTVTLFDEDGSLGLDLGVTGAPETYLVDASGTVRFRYQGALEQRVWDKEFAPRIAELNGQGPTQ, encoded by the coding sequence ATGCAACGACTTAAATTGTTTTTGCCCTTACTGATTTTTGCTCTTTTAGCCGCAGTGTTTTTTGGTGTTGAGCGTCGTGTACTCAGCGGCGATTATGCGCCGACAGACTTGCCATCGGCTTTGGTAGATAAACCGCTTCCCGAGTTTTCCGAACCGGCCTTAGACGATGGTCGCCTCATCGATAAAGCGCAGATCGTCGGCGAGTTGTTCTTGCTGAACGTCTGGGCAACGTGGTGCCCTACTTGTCATTTTGAACACCCATTCCTAATGAAGCTTGCCGAGCAGGGCGTGAAAATTGTCAGTATCGATTACAAGGATGACGCAGAGGCTGCCAAACGCTGGTTAGTTCAGAAAGGTGACCCCTATACTGTGACTTTATTTGATGAGGACGGCTCTTTGGGTTTGGATCTTGGTGTCACCGGTGCGCCAGAAACCTATTTGGTTGATGCGTCTGGAACTGTTCGGTTTCGCTACCAGGGCGCTTTAGAGCAAAGGGTGTGGGATAAGGAGTTCGCGCCACGGATTGCTGAATTGAACGGGCAGGGACCGACACAATGA
- a CDS encoding MinD/ParA family ATP-binding protein, giving the protein MTRAIQVIAVSGGKGGVGKSNVAINLSVALAENGSRVVLLDADFGLANVDVLLGLKALNTIEQVLDGQCSLQDILLTGPAGIKIIPASSGTRRLSMLSSLEHAGLIRAFSDIAGQLDVLVIDTAAGISDSVVNFLSAAHEVLMVVCNEPSSITDAYALIKLLNRDFGRSRFRIVANMVADEQEGRQLFESLNQVCGQFLDVGLIYAGTVPFDLKLREAVRQQEPVILAAPSSPSARALRELAKQVQTWPLPAKAQGHLVFFVERLLALNTAADDPVAQH; this is encoded by the coding sequence ATGACTCGGGCAATTCAAGTGATCGCCGTAAGTGGCGGTAAAGGTGGCGTTGGTAAAAGTAATGTCGCTATCAATCTCAGTGTCGCGCTGGCAGAAAATGGTTCAAGGGTGGTGCTTTTGGATGCGGATTTTGGTCTGGCAAATGTCGATGTGCTGCTTGGGCTCAAAGCGTTAAATACCATAGAGCAAGTCTTAGATGGTCAGTGTTCGCTGCAGGATATTTTACTGACAGGCCCTGCGGGCATAAAAATTATTCCGGCGTCGTCGGGAACGCGACGCTTAAGTATGCTCAGCTCCCTAGAACACGCAGGTTTAATTCGCGCTTTTAGCGATATTGCCGGTCAATTGGATGTCTTGGTCATTGATACCGCTGCGGGCATCTCAGACTCTGTGGTCAATTTTCTGTCTGCTGCACACGAAGTCTTAATGGTGGTCTGCAACGAACCAAGTTCGATAACAGATGCTTACGCACTCATTAAATTGTTGAATCGCGATTTTGGTCGCAGTCGGTTCCGTATTGTGGCGAATATGGTTGCCGATGAGCAGGAGGGGCGCCAACTTTTTGAAAGTTTGAATCAGGTTTGTGGCCAATTTTTGGACGTCGGCTTGATCTACGCAGGTACGGTGCCGTTTGATTTGAAGCTTAGAGAGGCTGTACGCCAGCAAGAGCCAGTGATCTTGGCGGCGCCAAGTAGTCCCTCTGCCAGGGCATTGAGGGAGTTAGCAAAACAGGTGCAAACTTGGCCTTTGCCAGCCAAGGCGCAGGGGCATTTAGTATTTTTTGTTGAGCGCTTATTAGCGCTCAACACGGCGGCTGATGACCCGGTGGCTCAACATTAA
- the fliM gene encoding flagellar motor switch protein FliM, giving the protein MVKDLLSQAEIDALLANVQAQAPSPDRQSAGSASPRSFDLASRRRLKKRPLPGLEHISKRFAEYFRDSVSDVLGQSVDVAAIDLQFQAYGEYLHSLYVPTSLNLMRLHPLKGAAMIVFDARLVFRLVDMFFGGNGTQGHADGRDFSQVERRVIGRLVKRAHTDYDRAWRLASAMRCESLAMEVNPAMASIAGHTDNIVVCRFQIELDSGGGGEFHIALPVAMLEPVMELLSKTESAEHPGDNSLWQSSLSQSLLDTKVATRCTLAEPVMSLGQVAGLQVGDVIPLTSRESSVLKASGVPVARAHLGIVNGCLALKIVE; this is encoded by the coding sequence ATGGTGAAGGATTTACTTTCCCAAGCAGAAATAGATGCCTTATTGGCGAATGTGCAGGCGCAAGCACCAAGCCCAGATCGCCAAAGTGCGGGTTCTGCAAGCCCACGTTCCTTTGATTTAGCCAGTCGGCGACGTTTAAAAAAGCGGCCCTTACCGGGCTTAGAACATATTAGTAAGCGGTTTGCGGAATACTTTCGAGATAGTGTCTCCGACGTCCTAGGTCAAAGTGTCGATGTTGCCGCGATTGATCTGCAGTTCCAGGCTTATGGCGAATACCTGCATTCACTGTATGTCCCTACATCCCTAAATTTAATGCGCTTACATCCGCTGAAAGGCGCTGCAATGATTGTCTTTGATGCGCGCTTGGTATTTCGATTAGTGGATATGTTCTTTGGTGGCAACGGTACTCAGGGCCATGCTGACGGTCGCGACTTTAGTCAGGTCGAGCGTCGTGTTATCGGTCGATTGGTCAAGCGCGCTCACACTGATTATGATCGAGCTTGGCGCTTGGCGAGTGCAATGCGCTGCGAGTCATTGGCTATGGAAGTGAATCCTGCGATGGCCTCTATCGCTGGTCACACCGATAATATTGTGGTGTGTCGTTTTCAGATTGAATTAGATAGTGGCGGTGGCGGTGAATTTCATATTGCCTTGCCAGTGGCGATGTTGGAGCCCGTAATGGAGTTGCTCAGCAAGACAGAATCGGCTGAGCATCCCGGTGATAATTCATTGTGGCAGAGCTCCCTGAGTCAGTCGCTGCTGGATACCAAGGTGGCAACACGTTGCACACTGGCGGAGCCGGTGATGAGTTTAGGGCAGGTTGCCGGCTTGCAAGTGGGTGATGTTATTCCGCTGACTAGCCGGGAGTCGTCGGTGCTAAAGGCCTCTGGCGTGCCAGTAGCAAGAGCGCATTTGGGCATTGTGAATGGGTGTTTGGCGCTTAAGATAGTGGAATAA
- a CDS encoding FliG C-terminal domain-containing protein produces MATSMNLADAEQAAALIMSLDKPQAAAVLRALQPADVHRLAAAMSGMDAPSSAEFNRVLARFHRDVNTFSGVKPGAGDAVLSLLEEALGEERAKLLGDRLDLHGQSRHINKLKWLEAKTIIDIIRREHPQIQAVVIACLDAKQGSEVLLAFEESRRLDLLGRLSGLKNLTPAALEELDYLLEQYFSEVGRPMGRAMTGDSLAAALLNEMDVGAESSLLNGLRASQPEHAARVEELMFGFGQIVNMAEDDIAILAKQLAPEILAPALAEAGAQLRRRFLSVLTNEKKQAISLLSRRFTQTESMSAQAEIVRVAKQMAAVGEVILDARKIDVF; encoded by the coding sequence ATGGCCACATCGATGAACTTAGCGGATGCGGAGCAGGCAGCGGCCTTAATTATGTCGCTTGATAAACCGCAGGCCGCCGCTGTTTTACGAGCGCTGCAGCCCGCCGATGTGCATCGCTTGGCGGCAGCGATGAGCGGTATGGACGCCCCGAGTAGTGCAGAATTTAATCGCGTGCTCGCGCGTTTTCATCGCGACGTAAACACCTTTTCTGGGGTGAAACCGGGCGCGGGTGACGCGGTGTTGAGTTTGCTGGAAGAGGCGCTAGGCGAAGAGCGTGCAAAGCTCCTGGGTGATCGCCTAGACCTGCATGGCCAGTCTCGACATATTAATAAGTTAAAGTGGCTCGAAGCTAAGACCATTATCGATATCATCAGACGCGAACATCCACAAATACAGGCCGTTGTTATTGCCTGTCTGGATGCGAAGCAGGGTAGTGAGGTGCTGCTTGCATTTGAGGAGTCGCGAAGATTAGATTTATTAGGCCGTCTGTCGGGATTGAAGAATCTGACCCCGGCCGCGCTTGAAGAACTGGATTACTTGCTTGAGCAGTATTTTAGCGAGGTCGGTCGACCAATGGGACGGGCGATGACAGGGGATTCCTTGGCGGCCGCCTTGCTCAATGAAATGGACGTCGGGGCGGAGAGCAGTTTGCTTAATGGCTTGCGCGCAAGTCAGCCAGAACACGCTGCCCGAGTTGAGGAGTTAATGTTCGGCTTTGGCCAAATTGTGAATATGGCAGAAGACGATATTGCTATTCTGGCGAAACAGCTAGCGCCAGAGATCCTAGCTCCCGCCTTGGCAGAAGCGGGAGCGCAGCTCCGGCGCCGATTTTTAAGTGTGCTAACAAATGAGAAGAAGCAGGCGATTTCCTTGTTGTCACGCCGTTTCACGCAAACAGAGTCAATGAGTGCGCAAGCGGAGATAGTCAGGGTTGCAAAACAAATGGCGGCGGTTGGCGAAGTTATTCTCGATGCCCGTAAAATAGATGTATTTTAG
- a CDS encoding Hpt domain-containing protein yields MPALDLALLEELREFMEDDVFSLIDEFEIDTQERLAAIEQAIINRDAGTLRAMAHTMKGGAASLGAENLSQHFRGLEYRGRDASFQDIQQDFSNAKRCFADSMVLLRKWLAEDK; encoded by the coding sequence ATGCCCGCATTAGATTTAGCCTTATTGGAAGAACTACGTGAGTTTATGGAAGACGATGTTTTCTCCTTGATTGACGAGTTTGAGATCGATACTCAAGAGCGGCTGGCGGCTATAGAGCAAGCCATTATAAACCGTGACGCCGGCACTCTCAGGGCTATGGCGCACACCATGAAGGGTGGGGCTGCATCGCTTGGCGCAGAAAATCTATCTCAGCATTTTCGCGGTTTGGAATATCGTGGTCGCGATGCAAGTTTTCAAGATATCCAGCAGGACTTTAGCAATGCCAAGCGCTGCTTTGCTGATTCAATGGTCTTGCTGCGTAAATGGTTGGCGGAAGATAAGTAG
- the ccmD gene encoding heme exporter protein CcmD, with product MYFDSFGDLLTMSGHGSYVWFCYGASLFVLSALLWVARRRRRQAEQHIRAIVRRKKASLTSTN from the coding sequence ATGTATTTTGATAGTTTTGGCGATCTGCTCACAATGAGCGGCCACGGCAGCTATGTGTGGTTTTGCTACGGCGCAAGTTTGTTCGTGCTCAGCGCCTTGCTTTGGGTGGCGCGCCGCCGCCGTCGCCAAGCTGAGCAGCATATTCGCGCTATTGTGCGACGTAAAAAAGCGTCGTTAACCAGCACAAATTAA
- the ccmA gene encoding cytochrome c biogenesis heme-transporting ATPase CcmA: MAITGLEVKQLFSERDDRVLFSDLCFQLNAGQLLQIAGPNGSGKTSLLRILAGLSSRYEGDVLWQGKSLQRQRHDYLQQLLYIGHGAGIKAVLSPLENLRWSCALRGLADSDALIMAALDKVGLGGFEEQPCFSLSAGQQRRANLARLFCIPASLWILDEPFTAIDQRGVAEIEKWLSDFVSDGGAILLTTHHSLNFSQDFKVINLGAAANV; this comes from the coding sequence TTGGCAATTACAGGCCTGGAAGTTAAACAGTTATTCAGCGAGCGAGATGATCGGGTGCTGTTTTCAGATTTGTGCTTTCAGCTCAATGCGGGCCAGCTTTTACAAATTGCTGGCCCAAATGGCAGTGGTAAGACGAGTTTGCTCCGCATTTTGGCTGGCCTGTCGAGTCGCTACGAAGGCGATGTTTTATGGCAGGGTAAATCTTTGCAGCGACAGCGCCACGATTATTTGCAGCAGTTACTGTATATCGGCCACGGCGCTGGTATAAAAGCAGTGCTGAGTCCGCTTGAAAATTTGCGCTGGTCGTGTGCTTTACGCGGGCTTGCCGATAGCGATGCCCTCATTATGGCTGCGCTCGACAAAGTCGGTTTGGGTGGTTTTGAAGAGCAACCGTGTTTCTCCTTGTCAGCCGGTCAGCAGCGCAGGGCGAACTTGGCGCGCTTATTCTGTATTCCCGCTAGTCTCTGGATTCTGGATGAACCCTTTACCGCCATAGATCAGCGCGGCGTGGCCGAGATCGAGAAGTGGCTAAGCGATTTTGTAAGTGATGGCGGAGCGATATTATTAACTACCCATCACAGTCTTAACTTCTCCCAGGACTTTAAGGTCATCAATTTGGGAGCGGCCGCCAATGTCTAA
- the ccmB gene encoding heme exporter protein CcmB — protein MSNPRLIKLVFAVLLRDVVASLRRGSEWSNPLVFFVMVCALFPLGIGPQPDRLAELAPGILWVVALLASLLAMDSLFKGDFDDATLEQMLLTHQPLYPQVLAKTVAHWLMTGLPLSLLSPVLGILLHLPPAGMLPLMMSLILGTSVLSFIGAIGAALTVGLRKGGLLLSLIVLPLYIPVLIFGSSAVKAAVEGGPYLPQLAMLGVFFLAALALSPLAICGALRISVDQ, from the coding sequence ATGTCTAATCCTAGACTGATTAAATTGGTGTTTGCAGTACTGCTGCGTGATGTTGTTGCATCACTGCGGCGCGGTAGTGAATGGTCTAACCCCCTAGTGTTTTTTGTGATGGTGTGCGCCTTATTTCCCCTTGGGATTGGCCCACAGCCAGATCGTCTTGCCGAGCTGGCACCCGGCATTTTATGGGTTGTTGCGCTGCTAGCGTCGCTGCTCGCCATGGACAGTTTGTTTAAGGGCGACTTCGATGATGCGACCCTAGAGCAAATGTTACTTACCCATCAGCCGCTTTATCCACAAGTATTAGCTAAAACAGTGGCACATTGGCTAATGACCGGCTTGCCCTTGAGTCTTTTGTCACCGGTGTTGGGTATCCTCTTGCATTTGCCCCCGGCGGGGATGCTACCGCTAATGATGAGCTTGATTTTGGGCACCAGTGTGCTCAGTTTTATAGGCGCTATTGGCGCCGCATTAACGGTAGGGCTTCGCAAGGGCGGCTTGTTGTTGTCGCTCATCGTATTGCCACTTTACATCCCGGTACTTATTTTTGGCAGCAGCGCAGTCAAAGCGGCAGTTGAGGGCGGCCCCTATTTGCCGCAGCTTGCAATGTTAGGAGTGTTTTTTCTGGCGGCGCTAGCGTTATCGCCACTGGCGATTTGTGGTGCTTTGCGAATTAGTGTTGATCAGTAG
- a CDS encoding heme ABC transporter permease yields MSISSTFHKWGSPRWFYQFSGRLLPWLATLSLLLLLGGIVWGLAFVPPDYKQGNSFRIIYIHVPASAVAMGAYMTMAIAGAIHLIWRMKLAAMVMKAIAPIGASLTFLALLTGAVWGKPTWGTWWVWDARITSVLILFFLYLGIIALHQAFENRDAAAKACAVLAIVGAVNIPIIYWSVEWWYSLHQPASISFTGQSTIHPTMLRPLMATLSGMYLFFGWVLLLFTRAEILNREKNTRWVQNLICGESR; encoded by the coding sequence TTGTCTATTAGCTCAACCTTCCATAAATGGGGCTCTCCACGCTGGTTTTATCAGTTTAGTGGTCGCCTTTTGCCCTGGCTGGCAACGCTGTCGTTGCTATTATTGCTTGGTGGTATTGTTTGGGGCTTGGCGTTTGTGCCACCCGATTATAAGCAAGGCAATAGCTTCCGGATTATTTATATTCATGTTCCCGCGTCGGCGGTGGCAATGGGTGCTTATATGACGATGGCGATTGCCGGCGCCATCCACTTGATCTGGCGCATGAAGTTGGCGGCCATGGTCATGAAAGCGATTGCACCTATCGGCGCCTCGCTGACCTTCCTTGCATTATTAACTGGCGCAGTCTGGGGAAAGCCAACATGGGGTACTTGGTGGGTGTGGGATGCGCGTATTACCTCAGTGCTGATTTTGTTCTTTTTATATTTAGGTATCATTGCTTTACATCAGGCATTTGAAAATCGCGACGCGGCCGCTAAAGCCTGTGCGGTACTTGCTATTGTCGGCGCGGTGAACATTCCTATCATTTACTGGTCTGTTGAGTGGTGGTACAGCTTGCATCAGCCTGCCAGTATTAGCTTTACCGGTCAGTCGACGATACACCCCACCATGTTGCGACCCCTGATGGCGACCTTGAGTGGCATGTATTTGTTTTTTGGCTGGGTGTTGCTGTTGTTTACCCGTGCTGAGATTTTGAATCGCGAAAAGAATACTCGCTGGGTGCAAAACCTTATCTGCGGAGAGTCTCGCTAA
- the ccmE gene encoding cytochrome c maturation protein CcmE — protein MHPQRKQRLLIIIFILIVASLAAGLLGYALKENINLFYPPADIAAGKAPVGKAIRAGGMVQEGSVVRASDSLKMRFVVTDYSAVVTVEYEGILPDLFAEGEGVVASGKLGEDGVFYASEVLAKHDENYMPPEVSDALEKSAASRAEKQEKG, from the coding sequence ATGCATCCTCAGCGCAAACAGCGCCTTTTGATTATCATATTTATTTTGATTGTGGCCAGTCTTGCGGCTGGCTTACTGGGTTATGCCTTAAAGGAAAATATAAATCTATTTTATCCCCCAGCTGATATTGCGGCTGGCAAAGCACCAGTGGGTAAGGCAATTCGCGCCGGCGGCATGGTTCAGGAAGGCAGTGTAGTGCGCGCCAGCGATAGTTTGAAAATGCGCTTTGTTGTCACTGATTACAGCGCTGTTGTCACGGTCGAGTACGAAGGAATTCTGCCAGATTTGTTTGCCGAAGGTGAGGGCGTAGTGGCGTCTGGTAAATTAGGGGAAGACGGTGTTTTTTATGCGAGCGAAGTACTGGCAAAGCATGATGAAAACTATATGCCGCCAGAAGTCAGTGACGCTTTAGAAAAATCTGCGGCCAGTCGTGCTGAAAAACAAGAGAAGGGGTAA
- a CDS encoding heme lyase CcmF/NrfE family subunit, whose amino-acid sequence MIVEIGHVALILGFCFALALAVLPLWGVYSGDQLAMRSGRYLSFAQCLFTSIAIGCLFYAFLTDDFSVDIVAAQSNTLLPAAYKFSALWGGHEGSLVLWLQILALWTVAVAIFSRQLPQDILARVLSVMGMIAVGFFSFSLFTSNPFARHLLNTPADGQDLNPLLQDPGMVIHPPMLYVGYVGFSVAFAFAIAALMSGRMDASWARWSRPWTNIAWAFLTVGIALGSWWAYYELGWGGWWFWDPVENASFMPWLVGTALIHSLAVTEKRGVFKSWTLLLAIFAFSLSLLGTFLVRSGVLTSVHAFAADPTRGMFILAFLVIVVGGSLTLYAFRAPANENAPTFTWLSREALLLVNNILFLVAAMTVLLGTLFPLIMDFAGLGKYSVGPPYFNAIFVPLMCLTALVVGIGPSSQWKRSKPSSWLKPMIIAFVSSAILGLILPRWFGGSVHIGATIGVLLAAWIMLSSLVNLRSKVRNAPTLAKGLSRLTPSYYGMLIAHLGFASCVLGVGMVTSFNNEQDIRMMVGERTETAFSYEVSFDSVQAIQGPNYQGQRGGFTLWQDGNFIAEMHPEKRRYHARSGQVMTEAAIDAGLTRDVFIALGEPVGKDAWAVRIHVKPFIRWIWLGSILMAIGALLAICDKRYRPAQKVVLDEKGENNATT is encoded by the coding sequence GTGATTGTTGAAATCGGCCACGTTGCCTTAATACTCGGTTTTTGTTTTGCGCTTGCATTGGCTGTTCTGCCGCTTTGGGGAGTTTACAGCGGTGACCAGCTGGCGATGCGCTCCGGCCGTTATTTAAGTTTTGCGCAGTGCCTATTTACAAGTATTGCGATTGGCTGTTTGTTCTATGCTTTTTTAACTGATGATTTTTCTGTTGATATTGTCGCTGCGCAATCGAATACCCTGTTGCCGGCGGCCTATAAGTTCAGCGCCCTCTGGGGCGGCCACGAAGGTTCATTAGTATTGTGGCTGCAGATCCTAGCTTTGTGGACGGTAGCCGTCGCGATTTTTTCACGGCAATTGCCCCAAGATATACTTGCGCGGGTGCTCTCGGTAATGGGCATGATTGCGGTTGGGTTCTTTAGTTTTTCACTGTTCACGTCTAATCCTTTTGCCCGCCATTTGCTAAATACTCCCGCCGATGGTCAAGACTTAAATCCTCTTCTGCAAGATCCTGGAATGGTGATTCACCCGCCGATGCTATATGTCGGCTACGTTGGTTTTTCAGTGGCTTTTGCCTTCGCTATTGCAGCACTGATGAGTGGCCGAATGGATGCTAGCTGGGCGCGCTGGTCGCGGCCGTGGACAAACATTGCCTGGGCATTTCTCACCGTTGGTATCGCCTTGGGAAGTTGGTGGGCCTATTACGAATTGGGCTGGGGCGGCTGGTGGTTTTGGGACCCCGTAGAAAACGCCTCTTTCATGCCGTGGTTGGTGGGTACCGCGCTAATACATTCCTTGGCAGTGACCGAAAAGCGCGGTGTCTTTAAGAGCTGGACTTTGTTGCTAGCAATATTTGCATTCTCGCTGAGCTTGCTGGGTACGTTTTTGGTCCGCTCAGGTGTGCTTACCTCAGTGCATGCTTTCGCTGCTGACCCCACTCGCGGTATGTTCATACTTGCCTTTTTGGTGATTGTCGTCGGCGGCTCGCTCACCCTATACGCCTTTCGAGCGCCAGCGAACGAAAACGCCCCCACATTTACTTGGCTGTCCCGAGAAGCCTTATTACTCGTCAACAATATCTTGTTTCTGGTCGCCGCAATGACGGTGTTACTCGGTACTTTATTCCCGCTGATTATGGACTTTGCGGGCTTGGGTAAGTACTCGGTGGGGCCACCGTATTTTAATGCCATTTTTGTACCCTTAATGTGCTTAACGGCTCTGGTGGTCGGCATCGGTCCCTCGTCACAATGGAAGCGCAGCAAACCGTCGTCGTGGCTAAAGCCAATGATCATTGCGTTTGTGAGTAGTGCTATTTTAGGCTTGATATTGCCGCGCTGGTTTGGTGGCAGTGTGCATATTGGCGCGACGATTGGTGTGTTACTGGCGGCCTGGATAATGCTTAGCAGTCTAGTGAATCTGCGCAGTAAAGTCCGCAATGCGCCGACCCTCGCGAAGGGGTTAAGTCGACTGACGCCCTCATATTACGGAATGCTGATTGCGCATCTGGGTTTTGCCTCCTGTGTGCTTGGCGTCGGAATGGTGACCAGTTTTAACAATGAACAAGATATTCGCATGATGGTCGGAGAGCGCACTGAAACGGCATTTTCGTACGAGGTGAGCTTTGATTCTGTGCAAGCCATTCAGGGCCCCAATTACCAAGGCCAGCGAGGTGGGTTTACGCTTTGGCAGGATGGCAACTTCATTGCTGAAATGCACCCAGAGAAACGGCGTTATCACGCCCGCAGCGGTCAGGTAATGACTGAGGCAGCAATCGATGCCGGATTGACGCGAGATGTGTTTATCGCCCTGGGTGAGCCTGTTGGCAAAGACGCGTGGGCGGTGCGTATACATGTGAAACCGTTTATTCGCTGGATCTGGTTGGGGTCTATATTAATGGCTATCGGCGCCTTGTTGGCGATCTGTGACAAGCGTTATCGTCCAGCTCAAAAAGTAGTGCTCGATGAAAAGGGAGAAAACAATGCAACGACTTAA
- a CDS encoding Hpt domain-containing protein → MNEQEHEGILAIFLAEAEEIVQRLSEQLAELRYGYDGQRILDDIHRGFHTLYGGATVLKMTELVECAQLAERVMERVRTRRISMTPSLVSLLVAAIGALELMLARRINHQTPSAVDGELKSRLLRAADRNNSPSAANNPVDSYTDPLSVFFDGRLQPRTSQLSDSAPSVLNYESASFTPLQASNPDDLTAPQTRYDSGAFRAYRGSQFETIGADLAALTPQSAPAVSPSLALQVAADSNISNLVSELSWVRQRLMKFRAKGYSAELDKALSYLDLVTQDFESWERDRASDSDGKSR, encoded by the coding sequence GTGAACGAACAAGAGCACGAAGGTATTTTGGCGATTTTCCTCGCGGAAGCAGAGGAGATTGTTCAGCGGTTGTCAGAGCAGCTTGCAGAATTGCGTTATGGCTACGATGGCCAGAGAATACTTGACGATATCCACAGAGGCTTCCATACCCTCTATGGCGGCGCAACGGTTTTAAAGATGACTGAGCTGGTGGAATGCGCCCAGTTAGCTGAGCGCGTTATGGAGCGTGTCCGCACCCGACGGATCTCAATGACGCCGAGTTTGGTGTCATTGCTAGTGGCTGCTATTGGGGCTTTAGAGCTGATGCTGGCGCGTCGCATTAATCATCAGACGCCAAGTGCCGTCGATGGCGAATTAAAATCGCGCTTACTGCGCGCGGCTGATCGCAACAATAGCCCGTCTGCGGCTAATAACCCAGTTGATAGCTACACTGACCCGCTGAGCGTTTTTTTTGACGGTCGCTTGCAGCCCAGAACTAGTCAACTCTCGGATTCGGCGCCCTCGGTTTTAAACTATGAAAGTGCGAGCTTTACCCCGCTTCAGGCAAGTAATCCAGATGATTTAACTGCCCCCCAGACCCGCTACGATTCTGGGGCCTTTCGAGCTTATCGCGGTAGTCAGTTCGAGACGATTGGTGCCGACCTGGCTGCACTGACTCCTCAGTCAGCACCTGCCGTAAGCCCGAGTCTTGCTTTGCAGGTGGCCGCGGATAGCAATATCAGTAATTTGGTGAGCGAGCTGAGTTGGGTGCGTCAGCGCTTAATGAAATTTCGCGCTAAGGGTTATTCTGCGGAATTAGACAAAGCGCTAAGTTATCTTGATTTGGTAACCCAAGATTTTGAAAGCTGGGAGCGCGATCGCGCTAGCGACAGTGATGGCAAGTCTCGTTGA
- the fliN gene encoding flagellar motor switch protein FliN: MDKQDELRRQRQALKEEMEAADKLGFQGADSAGLKGPTPLDGVGARLRDRSTSGPDLTMVMDIPVRLTLEVGGSDMPIRDLLQLHQGAIVELDRQAGEPLDVLVNGTLIARGEVVVIEDKLGIRLTEVVSQAERLQSLR; this comes from the coding sequence ATGGACAAGCAAGACGAACTGCGACGTCAGCGTCAGGCCTTAAAAGAAGAAATGGAGGCAGCCGACAAGCTTGGGTTTCAAGGCGCCGATAGCGCAGGCTTAAAAGGGCCGACTCCGCTTGATGGCGTCGGTGCCAGACTTCGTGATCGGAGTACTAGCGGTCCAGATTTGACCATGGTGATGGATATTCCTGTTCGTCTTACCTTGGAGGTAGGCGGCAGCGATATGCCAATCCGGGATTTATTGCAGCTGCATCAGGGCGCTATCGTAGAGCTTGACCGGCAAGCTGGAGAGCCTTTAGATGTGTTGGTAAATGGCACCTTGATCGCGCGTGGGGAAGTGGTGGTGATCGAAGATAAGTTGGGGATTCGGCTGACTGAGGTGGTAAGTCAAGCTGAGCGCCTGCAGTCATTGCGATAA
- a CDS encoding response regulator codes for MRILVVESFSSMRRIICNLLTDLGYRYISEAEDGLSALPMLHNQRFDLVITDLIMPRMSGLDLLRAIRADSNLTHIRVLMITADAQRGQIIAAAQAGVDAYMVKPFTAAMLENKILAVIGNPRSKS; via the coding sequence ATGCGGATATTGGTGGTGGAAAGCTTTTCTTCAATGCGACGTATTATTTGTAATTTACTCACTGACTTGGGGTATCGTTATATTAGTGAAGCGGAAGATGGCTTGTCGGCGCTCCCCATGCTCCACAACCAACGCTTTGATTTAGTTATTACTGATTTGATTATGCCGAGGATGTCCGGTTTAGATCTGCTGCGGGCGATCAGGGCAGACAGTAACTTAACGCATATCCGGGTATTGATGATTACCGCTGACGCCCAGCGCGGACAAATTATCGCCGCGGCGCAGGCCGGGGTAGATGCGTATATGGTTAAACCCTTTACGGCGGCGATGCTGGAAAATAAAATTCTGGCTGTTATCGGCAACCCCAGATCAAAGTCCTAA